One genomic region from Burkholderia latens encodes:
- a CDS encoding acyl-CoA dehydrogenase: MSAATFHWDDPLLLDQQLTEEERMVRDAAQAYARDKLAPRVTDAFRHERTDAAIFREMGEVGLLGPTIPEEYGGPGLNYVSYGLIAREVERVDSGYRSMMSVQSSLVMVPIFEFGSDAQKQKYLPKLASGEWIGCFGLTEPNHGSDPGSMVTRAKKVAGGYSLSGAKMWITNSPIADVFVVWAKLDENGKDAIRGFILEKGWKGLSAPAIHGKVGLRASITGEIVLDEVFVPEENLMPNVSGLRGPFTCLNSARYGIAWGALGAAESCWHTARQYVLDRKQFGRPLAANQLIQKKLADMQTEITLGLQGVLRLGRMKDEGTAAVEITSIMKRNSCGKALDIARLARDMLGGNGISDEFGVARHLVNLEVVNTYEGTHDIHALILGRAQTGIQAFF; this comes from the coding sequence ATGAGCGCTGCAACTTTTCATTGGGACGATCCGCTGCTGCTCGATCAGCAACTGACCGAAGAAGAGCGGATGGTACGCGATGCCGCGCAGGCGTACGCACGGGACAAGCTCGCGCCGCGCGTGACCGATGCGTTCCGCCATGAACGCACCGACGCCGCGATCTTCCGCGAAATGGGAGAAGTCGGCCTGCTCGGGCCGACGATCCCCGAGGAATACGGCGGCCCCGGCCTCAACTACGTGAGCTACGGGCTGATCGCGCGCGAAGTCGAGCGCGTCGATTCCGGCTACCGCTCGATGATGTCCGTGCAGTCGTCGCTGGTGATGGTGCCCATCTTCGAATTCGGCTCGGACGCGCAGAAGCAGAAATATCTGCCGAAGCTCGCGAGCGGCGAATGGATCGGATGCTTCGGGCTGACCGAGCCGAACCACGGCTCCGATCCCGGCAGCATGGTCACGCGCGCGAAGAAGGTCGCCGGCGGCTATTCGCTGTCCGGCGCCAAGATGTGGATCACCAATTCGCCGATCGCCGACGTATTCGTCGTGTGGGCAAAGCTCGACGAAAACGGCAAGGACGCGATTCGCGGCTTCATCCTCGAAAAAGGCTGGAAGGGGCTGTCCGCGCCGGCGATCCACGGCAAGGTCGGGCTGCGCGCGTCGATCACCGGCGAGATCGTGCTCGACGAGGTGTTCGTACCGGAAGAGAACCTGATGCCCAACGTGAGCGGCCTGCGCGGCCCGTTCACGTGCTTGAACTCGGCGCGCTACGGTATCGCATGGGGCGCGCTCGGCGCGGCGGAATCGTGCTGGCACACCGCGCGCCAGTACGTGCTCGATCGCAAGCAGTTCGGCCGGCCGCTCGCCGCGAACCAGCTGATCCAGAAGAAGCTCGCCGACATGCAGACCGAAATCACGCTCGGCCTGCAAGGCGTACTGCGGCTCGGGCGGATGAAGGACGAAGGCACGGCGGCCGTCGAGATCACGTCGATCATGAAGCGCAACTCCTGCGGCAAGGCGCTCGACATTGCGCGGCTCGCGCGCGACATGCTGGGCGGCAACGGCATCTCCGACGAATTCGGTGTCGCGCGCCACCTCGTCAACCTCGAGGTGGTCAATACGTATGAAGGCACGCACGACATCCACGCGCTGATCCTCGGTCGCGCGCAGACGGGCATCCAGGCATTCTTCTGA
- a CDS encoding peroxiredoxin, with protein MSLRLGDIAPDFEQESSLGKIKFHEWLGDSWGVLFSHPADYTPVCTTELGLTAKLKGEFEKRNVKVIALSVDDVESHKGWINDINETQSTVVGFPIIADGDRKVSQLYDMIHPNANETLTVRSLFVIDPNKKVRLIITYPASTGRNFDEVLRVIDSLQLTDNYKVATPGNWKDGDDVVIVPSLQDPEELKKRFPKGFNAVRPYLRLTPQPNK; from the coding sequence ATGAGCCTGCGTCTTGGCGACATCGCACCGGATTTCGAGCAGGAATCGAGCCTGGGCAAGATCAAGTTTCACGAGTGGCTGGGCGACAGCTGGGGCGTCCTGTTCTCGCATCCGGCCGACTACACGCCGGTGTGCACGACTGAGCTCGGGTTGACCGCGAAGCTGAAGGGCGAATTCGAGAAACGCAATGTGAAAGTGATCGCGCTGTCGGTCGACGACGTCGAATCGCACAAAGGCTGGATCAACGACATCAACGAAACGCAATCGACCGTCGTCGGCTTCCCGATCATTGCCGACGGCGACCGCAAGGTCTCGCAGCTGTACGACATGATTCACCCGAACGCGAACGAAACGCTGACGGTGCGCTCGCTGTTCGTGATCGACCCGAACAAGAAAGTTCGCCTGATCATCACGTATCCGGCCAGTACCGGGCGCAACTTCGACGAAGTGTTGCGCGTGATCGACTCGCTGCAGCTGACCGACAACTACAAGGTCGCCACCCCCGGCAACTGGAAGGATGGCGACGACGTCGTGATCGTGCCGTCGCTGCAGGATCCGGAAGAGCTGAAGAAGCGGTTCCCGAAGGGCTTCAACGCGGTGCGTCCGTACCTGCGTCTCACGCCGCAGCCGAACAAGTAA